Proteins encoded by one window of Aspergillus puulaauensis MK2 DNA, chromosome 4, nearly complete sequence:
- a CDS encoding uncharacterized protein (CAZy:GH3;~COG:G;~EggNog:ENOG410PVVB;~InterPro:IPR017853,IPR036962,IPR002772,IPR036881, IPR026891,IPR013783,IPR001764;~PFAM:PF14310,PF00933,PF01915;~SECRETED:SignalP(1-25);~go_function: GO:0004553 - hydrolase activity, hydrolyzing O-glycosyl compounds [Evidence IEA];~go_process: GO:0005975 - carbohydrate metabolic process [Evidence IEA]) has protein sequence MRLNNLSALASAAAAFLSLTSHVQAQQPLHDWKKAYDAAEQQITTWSTEQKANISVRSGTAPGFVPFEPSDGPTGVSGGQGVSGWIGGQTISSSWNQSLVADQYARMAVEFREKGYNMLLGPSTGPLGRSPYGSRLWEGLGSDPYLNGKIFGAGVKAIQEQNVISCGKHYIANEQETNRTAFDSDDPLMRTSSNLDDRTLHELYLWPWIDGVANGMGSVMCVMNRVNGIIGCENDHIMNRVLKNETGFQGFIVPDVTAPLNKTAGLLGGLDWNSGYNITEILATIKQGDIPESVMTEHALRIVATQLNLLEPPEQYPSPADTETLNVRDPNSKHFIRRAGTESIVLLKNKNGTLPLRNPNSIGIFGKDAANLATGPSPKANFATFEGDTYDGHLITGGGSTSPAPYAVSPLNALTAKAAEGRGFNYRYILSDNWTVTPPPSTGDGFFQSFEVSVSEYASESEYCLVFVNAFGKEGADRRTLADPVGDQLVNDVANYCSQTIVVMNNAGVRLVDAWIDHPNVTAVLNAGALGQESGNAIVDILFGEANPSGKLPYTIAKNASDYNGQICECCECDYTEGLYIDYRHFDQAGIQPRYEFGFGLSYTTFNHSNLDIKLASESDTAAVDPYATGSIIPGGPSDLFDEILTLSADITNTGNVAGAEVAQLYLSFPEVAKAPVRQLRGFEKVYLEPGETQTVTFPIQRRDLSIWDSGKQGWKIEGGSFTAWLGRSSRDFTGSADFDVFTA, from the exons ATGCGTCTTAACAATCTTTCCGCTTTGGCgagtgctgctgctgcttttctGTCCCTGACTAGTCATGTCCAGGCCCAGCAGCCACTCCACGACTGGAAGAAAGCATACGATGCTGCAGAACAACAAATCACGACATGGTCAACCGAGCAAAAAGCCAATATTTCGGTCAGGAGTGGCACCGCTCCTGGATTCGTGCCCTTCGAGCCCAGCGATG GACCTACAGGTGTATCTGGCGGACAAGGCGTATCCGGCTGGATTGGAGGCCAGACGATCAGCAGTTCCTGGAACCAGTCTCTGGTGGCAGACCAGTATGCGCGCATGGCTGTAGAGTTTCGCGAGAAGGGCTATAACATGCTACTGGGTCCGTCCACGGGCCCTCTTGGGAGGAGCCCATACGGATCAAGGCTCTGGGAAGGGCTT GGCTCTGATCCGTATCTCAATGGGAAGAT ATTTGGAGCCGGTGTGAAGGCTATCCAGGAGCAGAATGTGATCTCTTGCGGGAAACATTATATCG CCAACGAACAGGAGACTAATCGTACAGCCTTCGATAGCGACGACCCTCTGATGCGAACCTCTAGCAATCTGGATGATAGGACCTTGCACGAGCTTTACCTCTGGCCATGGATTGACGGTGTTGCAAATGGCATGGGCTCCGTCATGTGTGTTATGAACCGAGTCAACGGTATAATCGGTTGCGAGAATGACCACATCATGAACCGGGTATTGAAGAATGAGACTGGATTTCAAG GCTTCATTGTCCCCGATGTCACTGCGCCGTTAAACAAGACCGCCGGGCTCCTGGGCGGCCTTGACTGGAACTCAGGATACAATATCACTGAGATACTGGCCACCATTAAGCAAGGCGATATTCCCGAGAGTGTTATGACCGAGCACGCTTTACGGATTGTGGCGACGCAGCTTAACCTCCTCGAACCCCCAGAGCAGTATCCATCGCCCGCCGACACGGAGACCCTCAACGTCAGGGACCCCAATAGCAAGCACTTCATCCGTAGAGCAGGAACTGAGTCCATCGTTCTtctgaagaacaagaacgGAACTCTACCTCTCCGCAACCCAAACTCcatcggcatcttcggcaAAGACGCAGCAAACCTCGCAACCGGCCCAAGCCCTAAGGCAAACTTTGCTACGTTTGAGGGCGACACCTACGATGGACACCTCATCACAGGAGGCGGAAGCACCTCACCTGCACCGTATGCTGTTTCGCCCTTGAACGCCCTTACTGCGAAAGCCGCAGAGGGCCGCGGGTTTAACTACAGATATATCCTTTCAGACAACTGGACAGTCACGCCTCCCCCGTCCACAGGCGATGGCTTCTTCCAGAGCTTCGAGGTCTCTGTTTCCGAGTACGCCTCGGAGTCTGAATACTGTCTTGTTTTCGTCAATGCCTTTGGCAAAGAGGGCGCAGACCGACGCACCCTTGCTGACCCGGTTGGGGACCAGCTGGTTAACGATGTCGCTAATTATTGCAGTCAGACGATTGTGGTGATGAATAACGCCGGGGTTAGACTTGTTGATGCCTGGATTGACCATCCGAATGTTACA GCTGTCCTTAACGCAGGCGCTCTCGGCCAGGAAAGCGGCAATGCCATCGTGGACATCCTCTTTGGCGAAGCGAATCCCTCAGGAAAGCTCCCGTACACCATCGCGAAGAATGCCAGCGACTACAACGGGCAGATCTGCGAATGCTGCGAATGCGACTACACAGAGGGTCTGTATATCGACTATCGCCATTTCGACCAGGCGGGCATTCAGCCGCGGTATGAGTTTGGGTTTGGGCTTT CTTATACAACGTTCAACCATTCCAACCTGGATATCAAACTCGCTTCGGAGTCCGATACGGCTGCCGTGGATCCATACGCCACCGGGTCGATAATACCAGGCGGCCCTTCAGATCTATTCGACGAAATCTTGACCCTATCTGCCGATATCACGAACACAGGCAATGTAGCCGGAGCAGAGGTTGCACAGCTGTATCTTTCCTTTCCGGAGGTCGCGAAGGCGCCAGTACGTCAATTGCGAGGGTTTGAGAAGGTATATCTAGAGCCCGGGGAGACGCAGACTGTTACGTTTCCCATTCAGCGGCGGGATTTGAGTATTTGGGACTCGGGGAAGCAGGGATGGAAGATTGAAGGAGGGAGTTTTACTGCGTGGCTTGGGAGGAGTAGTCGAGACTTTACGGGGAGTGCTGATTTTGATGTTTTCACTGCCTAA
- a CDS encoding putative checkpoint protein kinase (SldA) (COG:D;~EggNog:ENOG410PFEY;~InterPro:IPR015661,IPR008271,IPR013212,IPR012572, IPR000719,IPR011009;~PFAM:PF08171,PF00069;~go_function: GO:0004672 - protein kinase activity [Evidence IEA];~go_function: GO:0005524 - ATP binding [Evidence IEA];~go_process: GO:0006468 - protein phosphorylation [Evidence IEA];~go_process: GO:0007094 - mitotic spindle assembly checkpoint [Evidence IEA]), whose product MAASGDLIDFDIIENQKENIQSLPGGRSARDLARIFSPRDPSDKLASPSPNDTRTLNDAIRQEYESELQAIGESDDPLDIYDRYVKWALNAYPSAQATAESGLLPLLERAVKSFLSSPHYKNDPRYLKLWLHYIRLFSDSPRETFAFMARHHVGEGLALFYEEFAAWLESAGRWTQADEVYRLGIDRESRPTERLARKYNDFQRRYEQQSQDNGPSSPALPAVRPALAAKVDPFASSAAESADPQAQRPSSATASVPKTKSGKAKMAIFTDTDPAASQPALGGQTKGWDSIGSRQERRKENTVEAKPWAGEKLKAGKKAAPTEKLAVFRDESKSDLPVKEEMQSKPVPEHRVREAINPRTGRRERVFVDLAAVYPDYKNPNIEVSFEELRAIKRGWMDKDWRANKEPLKQISGNAAQGELPSSNPTGLGADKALPDQFQQKLTLKDTDGHALDQPIDGEKAQDVKSGKGRKLKVREVKGETQTIKMKFDSPSGNKIRRKSTAEPTMTIHTRAATDEIYSIFNQPLKAETDNVAESSDFDDDDYTSAGESTGTGRISAASSDFGDDTFHKSFDEGEGDDVYDNTQAESVVDGEWTRFSAADVGSETTSFHSHSIDPTQSPTHNAESDNTGSFDSGPADDKPQRQRFVPEMPEDYAAPSGPYRDPVVAAQNRLPFMTPIVERTEHSFPSMTAARSNIYSAKTPSRNVLNPTTTPGMPQMGNLLSSPLPTETPFHGQTLQGLEDIIESPTASKAYSGSRTPSPLKATSDQGVIIKDMVCNPIARSIRDTIIRALQSTLARYSGYHAHPDAQTHYAPEIEKFMKNSSKRSRSGDEAAFDVPIIDIPGAVRNYIIRRELGAGAYAPVYLAESIDSLASDSDLESTDSNSGGSVDNNLTRRKEPRYDFEAIKLEVGPPSAWEFYMIKTAQDRLGRLPQLSRAADSIIRAHELHIFKSESILVEDYRPQGTLLDLVNLVRNEGISGPATGEGGLDEALAMFFTIELFRTVQALHACGILHGDIKADNCLIRFDDNQAQPTLDDYSADPREVYYSPTGSFGWRNKGLSLIDFGRGIDMRPFHPDVQFIADWKTGEHECPEIREMRPWTHQIDLYGLAGTIHVMLFGKYIESVATDAAKKTYRIREPLKRYWERDIWADVFDLLLNPSADRWVQMENKTSSKSNTPVLNSMQYLRERMEAWLVANAEKKGLGLQIRKLEAIFAERKKRLERV is encoded by the exons ATGGCGGCCTCCGGAGATCTGATCGACTTCGACATCATTGAGAACCAGAAGGAAAACATCCAATCTCTACCGGGCGGTCGCTCTGCGAGAGATTTGGCCCGCATCTTTTCCCCGCGTGACCCTAGCGATAAACTTGCGTCGCCTTCTCCGAACGATACAAGGACTCTTAACGATGCGATCCGACAAGAGTACGAGTCTGAACTACAGGCAATCGGCGAATCCGATGATCCTCTTGACATATATGACCGCTATGTAAAGTGGGCATTGAATGCATACCCCTCAGCCCAAGCAACAGCAGAATCCGGCCTCCTACCACTGTTAGAACGCGCAGTTAAATCATTCCTATCATCACCCCACTACAAGAACGACCCTCGTTACTTGAAGTTATGGCTCCACTACATAAGGCTGTTTTCCGACTCTCCCCGAGAAACTTTCGCATTTATGGCACGCCACCACGTCGGGGAAGGCCTCGCTCTATTCTATGAAGAATTTGCTGCTTGGCTTGAAAGTGCCGGGAGATGGACACAGGCCGACGAGGTTTATAGACTTGGTATTGACAGGGAATCCCGACCAACAGAGCGATTGGCCCGAAAATATAATGATTTTCAGAGACGTTATGAACAACAATCACAAGACAACGGACCATCCTCCCCCGCCCTTCCCGCAGTCCGTCCTGCATTAGCGGCCAAAGTTGACCCCTTTGCCTCGAGTGCCGCCGAATCCGCAGACCCCCAAGCCCAGCGCCCAAGCTCCGCAACGGCAAGTGTGCCAAAAACAAAGTCGGGCAAAGCGAAGATGGCAATATTTACAGATACAGATCCAGCAGCGAGCCAGCCTGCCCTGGGTGGACAAACTAAAGGCTGGGATAGTATTGGGTCTAGGCAAGAGCGACGAAAAGAGAATACGGTGGAGGCCAAGCCATGGGCCGGAGAAAAATTGAAAGCTGGAAAGAAAGCTGCGCCCACGGAGAAGCTAGCGGTTTTCAGGGACGAG TCAAAATCAGATTTACCAGTGAAAGAGGAAATGCAATCCAAGCCAGTTCCAGAGCATCGTGTAAGGGAAGCGATCAACCCGCGTACAGGAAGGAGGGAGCGAGTCTTCGTCGATCTTGCTGCAGTATACCCGGACTACAAGAATCCAAACATTGAGGTTAGCTTTGAAGAGCTGAGAGCTATCAAACGTGGCTGGATGGACAAGGATTGGCGTGCCAATAAGGAGCCCCTCAAGCAAATCTCAGGAAACGCTGCACAAGGAGAACTACCCTCGTCCAACCCAACCGGGCTTGGGGCTGATAAGGCTCTCCCAGACCAGTTCCAGCAGAAGTTAACCTTGAAGGATACAGATGGCCACGCTTTGGACCAACCGATTGATGGGGAAAAGGCTCAAGATGTCAAGAgtgggaagggaaggaaatTGAAAGTCCGTGAAGTGAAGGGCGAAACGCAGACAA TCAAAATGAAGTTCGATTCGCCGTCTGGAAACAAGATTCGTCGCAAAAGCACTGCAGAGCCGACGATGACCATTCATACGCGGGCTGCCACAGACGAAATCTATAGTATTTTCAACCAACCGTTGAAGGCGGAGACCGACAATGTAGCTGAAAGTAGCGATTTCGATGATGACGACTACACCAGTGCTGGAGAAAGTACGGGAACCGGACGAATTTCTGCTGCTTCAAGTGATTTTGGTGATGATACATTCCACAAGTCATTcgatgaaggcgagggagatgaCGTTTACGATAACACTCAGGCCGAGAGCGTTGTTGACGGGGAATGGACGCGATTCTCTGCGGCCGACGTTGGTTCTGAAACAACATCGTTCCATTCGCACTCTATTGACCCAACACAATCACCAACACATAATGCCGAAAGCGACAACACAGGATCCTTCGACTCTGGCCCCGCAGACGACAAGCCCCAAAGACAGAGATTTGTTCCGGAGATGCCTGAAGATTATGCAGCACCTTCTGGTCCATATCGAGACCCTGTCGTAGCCGCCCAGAATCGTCTACCCTTCATGACACCAATCGTGGAGCGCACCGAGCACTCCTTCCCATCGATGACCGCCGCTCGAAGTAATATATACAGCGCAAAGACCCCTTCACGGAATGTCCTAAACCCGACAACAACACCTGGCATGCCACAAATGGGAAATCTCTTGTCTAGTCCACTCCCAACCGAAACGCCGTTCCATGGGCAAACCCTTCAAGGTCTAGAAGATATTATCGAAAGCCCTACCGCGAGCAAGGCATACTCAGGAAGCAGAACACCGTCTCCTCTAAAGGCAACCAGCGACCAGGGGGTGATTATCAAAGATATGGTTTGCAATCCCATCGCCAGATCTATTCGAGACACCATCATCCGCGCTCTGCAATCCACACTCGCAAGATATTCCGGATATCATGCCCATCCTGATGCACAAACACACTATGCCCCCGAAATCGAAAAATTCATGAAGAACAGTAGCAAACGATCTAGAAGCGGTGACGAGGCGGCCTTTGACGTTCCCATAATCGACATCCCAGGGGCGGTGAGAAACTATATCATCAGACGGGAACTTGGGGCCGGAGCATATGCCCCGGTTTATTTGGCGGAAAGTATTGATAGTCTAGCTTCTGACTCTGACCTAGAGTCgaccgacagcaacagcggaGGTTCTGTTGACAACAACCTGACACGGCGGAAAGAACCCCGTTATGATTTTGAAGCGATCAAGTTGGAAGTTGGCCCACCCAGTGCTTGGGAGTTCTACATGATCAAAACCGCGCAAGACCGACTAGGTCGGCTTCCGCAGCTTTCACGCGCCGCTGATAGTATCATCCGTGCACATGAGCTGCATATATTCAAGAGCGAGAGCATCCTGGTTGAGGATTACCGCCCACAGGGAACACTGCTCGACCTTGTGAACCTCGTTCGTAACGAAGGGATTTCGGGTCCCGCCActggggagggagggctCGATGAAGCCCTCGCAATGTTTTTCACTATTGAGCTCTTCCGCACCGTCCAAGCTCTTCACGCCTGTGGTATTCTACATGGTGACATCAAGGCCGACAACTGCCTCATTCGCTTCGACGACAACCAAGCACAGCCCACTCTCGATGACTACTCCGCAGACCCCCGGGAAGTATACTATTCCCCCACGGGTTCATTCGGTTGGCGCAACAAAGGCCTGTCTCTCATCGATTTCGGCCGCGGTATCGACATGCGTCCCTTCCACCCTGACGTGCAATTCATCGCAGACTGGAAAACCGGCGAACATGAATGTCCTGAAATCCGCGAGATGAGGCCTTGGACTCACCAAATCGATCTCTACGGTCTCGCCGGTACCATCCACGTCATGCTCTTTGGTAAATACATCGAATCTGTAGCTACCGATGCAGCTAAAAAGACGTATCGGATTCGTGAGCCGCTCAAACGCTACTGGGAACGTGATATCTGGGCCGACGTCTtcgatctcctcctcaaccctaGTGCGGATCGGTGGGTCCAAATGGAGAATAAGACTAGCTCCAAATCTAACACTCCAGTCCTGAACTCCATGCAGTACCTCCGCGAGAGAATGGAGGCATGGCTTGTCGCTAATGCGGAGAAAAAGGGACTTGGTCTTCAGATTCGCAAGCTGGAGGCTATCtttgcggagaggaagaagaggttggagagggtttaa
- a CDS encoding DNA-(apurinic or apyrimidinic site) lyase APN1 (BUSCO:EOG09262XMN;~COG:L;~EggNog:ENOG410PGU1;~InterPro:IPR013022,IPR018246,IPR001719,IPR036237;~PFAM:PF01261;~go_function: GO:0003677 - DNA binding [Evidence IEA];~go_function: GO:0008270 - zinc ion binding [Evidence IEA];~go_process: GO:0006281 - DNA repair [Evidence IEA]) yields the protein MPPQGTRKAARSSAELQSTSNKRDLEEEPELLTPRRQSKRIKSTEQLRGTPASPQPKVSRAQTKSEGQLVQEETIKVQNQPQNSTTTTKEKIEEQVEQDSSVKVKDEVDEEATVTTKTPKKRKTKKEQQAEIMPLRARTQGLRMFVGAHVSAAGGVFNAVSNSKHIGGNAFALFLKSQRKWDNPPLQDEHRDNFLQLCKDNDYDAAKYVLPHGSYLVNLAQEDKAKAKQAYDSFLDDLRRCEALGIQLYNFHPGSANKTPFPSALARLAKSLTNALSATSTVVPVLETMCGHGSTIGGSFSEFRDLLALIPKEFHHRIGICIDTCHSFAAGYDLVTPAGFQAFLKEFEELIGIQHLRALHLNDSKAPGGSKRDLHANIGTGFLGLRAFHNVMNEPRFEGIPMILETPIDRVPVTSGVKEEKEEASDDEAKPKKQTKKPAAAKSKTQPVPDFSVWAKEIELLESLIGMDPDSSEFRTLEARLSEEGRETREKHMEQYKRKLETEEKKKAKGEGKQKKLMEMMNNSKGRGKASAKKDDVESEDEGCQSC from the exons ATGCCTCCCCAAGGTACCCGAAAGGCTGCCAGATCGTCTGCAGAGCTTCAATCGACAAGCAACAAACGAGACCTCGAAGAGGAGCCTGAATTACTTACTCCGCGGCGGCAATCAAAACGTATCAAATCGACCGAACAGCTTCGAGGCACCCCAGCTAGTCCCCAACCGAAGGTTTCAAGAGCGCAAACCAAAAGCGAGGGTCAACTTGTGCAGGAAGAAACAATAAAGGTTCAGAATCAGCCTCAAAATTCCACTACCACAACGAAGGAAAAGATTGAGGAACAGGTGGAACAGGACTCCTCCGTTAAAGTCAAGGATGAGGTAGACGAAGAAGCTACAGTCACAACAAAAACCcccaagaagagaaagacaaagaaggAACAACAAGCCGAAATCATGCCATTGAGGGCCCGTACCCAGGGTCTGCGCATGTTTGTCGGAGCTCATGTGAGCGCGGCAGGAG GTGTGTTTAATGCTGTGAGTAATAGCAAGCACATTGG CGGCAATGCTTTCGCCCTTTTCTTGAAATCTCAGAGGAAATGGGAcaaccctcctcttcagGATGAACACAGAGACAATTTTCTCCAGCTTTGCAAGGACAATGATTATGACGCAGCAAA ATATGTTCTGCCTCACGGTTCGTACCTGGTAAATTTGGCGCAAGAAGacaaagcaaaagcaaagcagGCCTATGACTCGTTCTTAGACGACCTGCGCCGCTGCGAAGCCCTTGGCATTCAACTGTACAACTTCCA TCCCGGGAGCGCAAACAAAACCCCATTCCCCAGTGCACTCGCGCGGCTTGCAAAATCTTTAACCAACGCGCTCTCGGCTACATCAACGGTCGTACCCGTCCTGGAGACAATGTGCGGCCATGGCTCAACAATCGGAGGTTCCTTCTCAGAATTCCGCGATCTCCTCGCTTTAATACCAAAAGAAttccaccaccgcatcggAATCTGCATAGATACATGCCATAGCTTCGCCGCAGGATACGATCTTGTCACACCAGCCGGCTTCCAGGCGTTTCTGAAAGAATTCGAAGAACTAATCGGCATCCAGCATCTCCGTGCCCTCCACCTTAACGACTCCAAAGCACCCGGCGGAAGCAAGCGTGACTTACACGCCAACATCGGAACAGGCTTTCTAGGCCTAAGAGCCTTTCACAACGTCATGAATGAACCTCGCTTTGAGGGTATACCCATGATCTTAGAAACTCCAATTGACCGGGTACCGGTCACTAGCGGAGTtaaagaggagaaagaagaagccagCGATGACGAAGCCAAACCAAAGAAACAAACCAAAAAACCGGCCGCAGCGAAAAGCAAAACACAGCCAGTCCCCGATTTCTCCGTCTGGGCTAAGGAAATAGAGCTCCTCGAATCCCTAATCGGCATGGACCCCGATAGCTCAGAATTTCGTACACTAGAAGCCCGACTCTCCGAGGAAGGGCGAGAAACACGCGAAAAACACATGGAACAGTATAAACGCAAGCTCGAgaccgaggagaagaagaaggccaagggtgaagggaagcagaaaaagcTCATGGAAATGATGAATAATAGCAAGGGGAGGGGTAAAGCGAGCGCGAAGaaggatgatgttgagagtgaggatgagggaTGTCAGAGCTGTTAA
- the CAS42 gene encoding putative nucleotide-sugar transporter (BUSCO:EOG09262R8O;~COG:G;~EggNog:ENOG410PFWX;~InterPro:IPR004853;~PFAM:PF03151;~TransMembrane:10 (i125-145o165-188i208-227o239-264i271-288o294-319i331-349o369-386i398-420o426-445i)) has product MSISPGNHHRRRSSVLTGAGPAQPPLIEQREDNGYKREEQRSSPAEDADVSDLSSIAESEEAHYQSSDDDYPDDEETGLTSNQRRQRRRRRKQRRQLDARIAGVKASRDEPFNISSADRTVMSRLLVNVGLILLWYLFSLAISIYNKWMFSRDDNDNEVFPFPLFTTSLHMLVQFLLSCLILFFIPSLRPRPAPSTSRSPDSSEPKSVLTKFFYFTRLVPCGTATSLDIGLGNMSLKFITLTFLTMCKSSALAFVLLFAFVFGLETPSLKLIAIIATMTIGVVMMVAGETAFNTVGFVLIIASAFFSGFRWGLTQILLLRHPATANPFSTLFFLTPVMFISLIFIALAVEGPTEIVTGLRALADAHGMGPGLVLLIFPGVLAFCMISSEFALLQRSSVVTLSICGIFKEVVTITAAGVIFHDKLTVVNVTGLVVTIGSIATYNYMKISKMRAEAQNNNWDSNPNSDSEYGSVPGRRGDYQRVVNQETSELHTEDFHMNDDIGVNNPNPPQDSNAGRAFPSLATGSSHNTHGLTINTGNLSDHGHSTTHSPLVPGPSPLKSAPPIIVSMEGEIQKHEHLGLDGDENIPSSSGRGSPAHSQ; this is encoded by the exons ATGAGCATATCCCCTGGCAATCACCACCGACGGCGAAGCTCCGTCCTCACGGGCGCTGGCCCGGCCCAGCCACCTCTCATCGAGCAAAGAGAGGATAATGGTTATAAACGTGAGGAACAAAGGTCGTCTCCAGCCGAGGATGCAGATGTCTCCGACCTCTCTTCCATCGCGGAGAGCGAGGAAGCCCATTATCAGAGCTCCGACGACGATTAccccgacgatgaggagaCCGGGCTCACCTCAAATCAGAGGCGTCAGcggcgccgacgacgaaAGCAGCGGAGGCAATTGGATGCCCGCATTGCGGGTGTAAAGGCGTCTCGTGATGAACCATTTAATATCAGCTCAGCAGATCGGACTGTTATGAGCAGGCTGCTTGTTAATGTTGGGCTGATCTTGTTATGGTACCTCTTCTCGCTCGCCATATCAATT TACAATAAATGGATGTTTTCTCGagatgacaatgacaatgaaGTCTTTCCATTTCCTCTCTTCACCACCAGCTTGCATATGCTCGTCCAATTCTTGCTTTCTTGCCTTATCCTTTTTTTCATCCCCTCACTACGGCCCCGGCCTGCACCCTCAACATCCCGATCGCCAGATTCGTCTGAACCAAAATCGGTGCTCACCAAGTTTTTCTATTTCACACGGTTAGTACCATGTGGTACAGCGACCTCCCTAGATATTGGGCTTGGCAATATGTCACTAAAGTTCATCACCCTTACTTTCTTGACCATGTGCAAATCATCTGCGCTTGCATTCGTCCTCCTATTCGCATTTGTCTTCGGTCTGGAGACACCTTCCCTCAAATTAATTGCTATCATCGCTACGATGACTATCGGAGTGGTCATGATGGTAGCCGGAGAAACAGCTTTCAACACTGTGGGCTTCGTCTTGATCATAGCCTCAGCTTTCTTTTCCGGTTTCCGATGGGGACTGACGCAGATTCTCCTTTTACGACACCCAGCCACGGCGAATCCGTTTTCgacccttttcttcctcaccCCAGTCATGTTCATTTCTCTTATTTTTATCGCCTTGGCCGTCGAAGGCCCAACGGAAATCGTCACCGGCCTGAGGGCCCTGGCAGATGCTCACGGGATGGGACCAGGTCTAGTACTGTTGATTTTCCCTGGTGTGCTAGCATTCTGCATGATCTCTTCCGAGTTTGCGCTACTCCAGCGATCATCGGTCGTCACCTTGAGTATCTGCGGCATATTCAAGGAAGTTGTCACGATCACCGCAGCCGGGGTGATTTTCCACGACAAGCTCACTGTCGTCAACGTCACGGGTCTCGTCGTCACCATTGGCAGTATTGCTACTTACAACTACATGAAGATATCCAAGATGCGAGCGGAAGCTCAAAACAACAATTGGGATTCTAACCCAAACTCGGATTCAGAGTACGGCTCTGTTCCTGGAAGACGCGGCGATTATCAGCGAGTCGTGAACCAAGAAACATCCGAACTCCATACCGAGGATTTCCATATGAACGATGATATTGGTGTCAACAACCCCAATCCCCCTCAGGACTCAAACGCTGGGCGCGCCTTTCCCTCTTTGGCAACAGGCTCTAGTCACAACACCCACGGGCTGACGATCAACACTGGGAACCTAAGCGACCATGGCCATAGCACAACTCATTCGCCTCTAGTCCCCGGTCCATCACCCTTGAAGTCGGCTCCACCAATTATAGTTTCCATGGAAGGAGAGATACAAAAGCACGAACATCTAGGTCTAGATGGAGATGAAAACATCCCATCTTCCTCGGGAAGAGGATCTCCAGCTCACAGCCAATGA